Proteins found in one Plasmodium knowlesi strain H genome assembly, chromosome: 12 genomic segment:
- a CDS encoding ribose-phosphate pyrophosphokinase, putative, translated as MIYKIYNYSRKLYEHRDKFMRYFSAKNESVNIYHDKFQKSVYFVYENANHYNFNEYPVVLNQERQGHNGRRSHAKVKTILFANMLGLSVHSKEDENLENKDISIKKNEFSLINNKGRISTNSKDTHNVEADSMHPGKSKKKSKDDKYEYYQELSEYSNMQIFSSNSHHELANEICSNLGIGLGRAYVGKYSDGEIALQIMDEVRGRDIYIIHSTPSGGKDIHSRLMELFLFVSTLRRSSAKKVTAVIPYLNYSRQTMQLDHLNHVHSLGAPEIAILLQACGVDAIISVDLHSPRIEGFSTDEKLFQPPLMNINPQSLAVEYFKKKKLQNPVIVSIDNDGAERTKEFWIRMKKHSLNAGFTTIVSSAYNEMNSREGHPNDDGSEGKNTSSNKYFNIFSQDRRKNTNTITTPVKNVENKNINYITPNSEKEKFTIVGDIKGCDCILVDDILDTGEKSKKVAALLKSAGASKIYLYATHAILSDGCIENINESCIDEVVTTNTIHIPSNICCEKLHVLSVAKLLAEGIKRVQNEPSQNALEDFSDGEVVIREK; from the coding sequence atgatttacaaaatttataACTACTCCCGGAAACTTTACGAACACAGGGATAAATTCATGAGATACTTTTCTGCTAAAAATGAATCTGTAAACATTTATCATGATAAATTTCAGAAAAGTGTATATTTCGTGTATGAAAATGCAAACCACTACAATTTCAATGAATACCCAGTAGTTTTGAACCAAGAAAGGCAAGGGCACAATGGGAGAAGAAGTCACGCGAAAGTCAAAACTATTTTATTCGCAAATATGTTGGGCCTAAGTGTGCATTCaaaggaagatgaaaatttagaaaataaagacataagtattaaaaaaaatgaatttagtttaataaataataaaggcAGAATATCTACAAATTCAAAGGACACCCACAACGTGGAAGCAGACTCTATGCACCCAGGAAAgagtaagaaaaaatcaaaagatgataaatatgaatattaTCAAGAATTAAGTGAATATAGTAACATGCAAATATTCTCTAGCAATAGCCACCATGAATTGGCCAATGAAATATGCTCCAATTTAGGAATAGGCTTAGGCAGAGCTTATGTCGGAAAATACAGTGATGGAGAAATAGCCCTTCAAATAATGGATGAAGTTAGAGGCAGAGATATTTATATAATTCATTCTACCCCGTCCGGTGGTAAAGATATTCATTCCCGTTTAATGGAATTGTTTTTATTCGTTTCCACGTTAAGGAGATCTTCTGCAAAAAAGGTTACTGCCGTTATACCATACCTAAATTACTCCAGACAAACTATGCAATTGGATCATTTGAATCATGTCCATTCTCTTGGAGCACCTGAAATAGCTATACTATTGCAAGCATGCGGTGTTGATGCAATTATTTCAGTTGATTTACATAGTCCACGAATTGAGGGATTTTCCACGGACGAAAAACTTTTCCAGCCCCCTCTTATGAATATTAATCCCCAATCCTTAGCTGtggaatattttaaaaaaaaaaaacttcaaaaCCCAGTTATTGTTTCGATTGACAATGATGGAGCAGAAAGGACGAAGGAATTCTGGATTCGAATGAAAAAGCATTCTCTTAATGCCGGGTTTACAACGATTGTTTCTAGCGCATATAACGAAATGAACAGTAGAGAAGGGCATCCAAATGATGATGGAAGTGAAGGCAAAAACACGTCTAgtaataaatattttaatatatttagtcaagatagaagaaaaaataccaaTACCATCACAACccccgtaaaaaatgtagaaaataaaaatataaattacaTAACTCCAAATtctgaaaaggagaaatttacCATAGTTGGAGATATCAAAGGTTGTGACTGCATTTTAGTAGATGATATTCTGGACACTGGCGAAAAATCTAAAAAAGTTGCAGCTCTTTTGAAAAGTGCTGGAGCTAGCAAAATATATCTTTATGCTACTCATGCTATCTTATCAGACGGATGCATCGAAAATATTAACGAATCCTGTATAGATGAAGTTGTAACTACAAACACTATACATATTCCAAGCAATATATGTTGTGAAAAATTGCACGTTCTGTCAGTTGCCAAATTATTGGctgaaggaataaaaagagttCAGAACGAACCATCACAAAATGCACTGGAAGATTTCTCAGATGGAGAAGTAgtaataagggaaaaataa
- a CDS encoding regulator of nonsense transcripts 3B, putative, with amino-acid sequence MYSSVRPYKILQKVKKNENNNSNKQNSNEAKKEPTEREDNSKKHTIEKKKKYEDLKYYECNRKSLSTKRQEAEDHDKITRNNKTNNNADNNHVKKLQNEKVLKKKEDILITLLKKEQSSVHNKKIIIRHLPPTLSEDNFFDSFPSNLKDELDYYYYVNGCVPKNPGGDITHSRMYLSFKDDLKTKEFIKTQHGKFFYDSNGGKFKAMVSFAPYQTIIHKNKLDDMNNTLESDAYFLKYCEEMNNSEEPIKKDQDNGDLINVMKEDL; translated from the coding sequence atgtattcaagCGTAAGACCGTacaaaatattacaaaaagtgaaaaaaaatgaaaataataatagcaACAAACAAAACTCCAATGAAGCAAAGAAAGAACCAACCGAACGGGAAGATAATAGCAAAAAACACACCatcgagaagaaaaaaaaatacgaagaCTTAAAATACTACGAATGTAATAGAAAATCACTTAGTACAAAGAGGCAAGAAGCAGAAGACCATGATAAAATAACAAGGaataataaaacaaataataatGCAGACAATAACCatgttaaaaaattgcaaaacgaaaaggtactaaaaaaaaaagaagatatacTGATAACTTTactgaaaaaggaacaatcctctgtacataataaaaaaatcatcatTCGACATTTACCACCAACTTTAAGtgaagataatttttttgacTCCTTCCCAAGCAACCTCAAAGATGAATTagattattattactatgtTAATGGATGTGTACCAAAAAATCCGGGAGGGGATATAACACATTCACGAATGTACTTATCCTTTAAGGATGATTTGAAGACAAAGGAATTTATAAAAACACAACATGGGAAATTCTTTTACGATTCGAATGGTGGTAAGTTCAAAGCCATGGTATCCTTTGCACCGTATCAAACCATCATACACAAAAATAAGTTAGATGATATGAACAACACCTTAGAATCAGATgcctattttttaaaatactgTGAAGAAATGAACAACTCGGAGGAGCCTATTAAGAAGGATCAGGATAACGGTGATCTAATCAATGTGATGAAAGAAGACttataa
- a CDS encoding nicotinamide/nicotinic acid mononucleotide adenylyltransferase, putative: MFNFVWVFWLPLKIMSLVKVCSHLLIVILFLFFFFSSSWGQPKMNKHICIYGGSFDPITHAHEMVLTEVSNLDWIDEIWVVICRCRDDKHLTEFQHRHNMFSLIMNNNSPKMLKNKIFLKDIESKETTTPTYDLLKMLKEKYPNYTFYFTIGSDLLNDIFSWDNGEQLVAENKFIIVERGNFKIDENILKKFPSYYLIKIENMSFINYISSTDARKILSEKNNSEDLQKYIHPVIINYIKEHDLYENSST, translated from the coding sequence ATGTTCAATTTTGTGTGGGTATTTTGGTTACCACTTAAAATAATGTCGCTTGTCAAAGTGTGTTCTCATTTGCTTATagttattttattccttttttttttcttttcatcatccTGGGGACAACCAAAGATGAATAAACACATCTGTATCTATGGAGGCTCCTTTGATCCAATTACTCATGCGCACGAAATGGTTCTCACCGAAGTCAGCAACCTAGACTGGATAGACGAAATATGGGTGGTCATCTGTAGGTGTCGAGACGATAAACACCTAACAGAATTCCAACATAGACATAATATGTTCTCCCTAatcatgaataataattcacctaaaatgttaaaaaataaaattttcttaaaagATATTGAAAGCAAAGAAACCACCACTCCAACTTATGATTTGCTCAAGATGCTAAAGGAGAAATATCCAAATTATACTTTTTACTTTACTATTGGATCTGATCTACTGaatgacattttttcttgGGATAATGGAGAACAGCTAGTtgcagaaaataaattcattaTAGTCGAACGGgggaattttaaaattgatGAAAATATCCTTAAGAAATTCCCAAGTTACTATTTAatcaaaattgaaaatatgtcttttattaattatatttcttcAACTGATGCCAGGAAGATATTATCAGAAAAGAACAACTCGGAAGATCTGCAGAAGTATATCCACCCTGTCATTATTAATTATATAAAGGAACATGACTTGTATGAGAACAGCTCAACGTAG